One genomic region from Rhizobium rosettiformans encodes:
- the bcsN gene encoding cellulose biosynthesis protein BcsN has translation MNTRILVILTLLALHGCTTVEDPFLEGMTGSIPVSSENRELPVHLASASLAGVGGMPIGLRQTSTDGAVREVLVWANTTTIPGENTLTISTFVASGSKRLTAPDRSEIGRALRREFPGVAMSIDPGVRQNAYGAYGTATGKLGEKGGCVYAWQSVSRDIELGRDKAAEVHLRYCHAAIGPDRLADLLSGLSMNKTRSITSLPSAAYGYADPAPETQANSGVTNHDTHIEEPAEPVHVSGKSRRDEPTMTGTVARIPMPN, from the coding sequence ATGAACACACGTATCCTTGTGATCCTGACACTGCTTGCGCTGCACGGCTGCACGACCGTCGAGGATCCCTTCCTTGAGGGCATGACCGGCAGCATCCCCGTGTCTTCGGAAAACCGCGAACTTCCGGTTCATCTCGCATCCGCCTCGCTGGCCGGGGTCGGGGGCATGCCCATCGGTCTGCGCCAGACATCAACGGATGGTGCAGTGAGGGAAGTTCTGGTTTGGGCCAATACAACAACGATCCCAGGCGAAAACACGCTCACTATATCGACCTTCGTTGCCTCGGGGTCGAAGCGCCTGACCGCACCGGACCGCTCAGAAATCGGCCGAGCTCTGCGGCGTGAATTCCCAGGTGTGGCGATGAGCATAGATCCCGGCGTCCGACAGAACGCCTATGGCGCCTATGGCACGGCAACTGGTAAGCTTGGCGAGAAGGGCGGCTGTGTTTACGCTTGGCAGAGCGTTAGCCGCGATATTGAACTTGGCCGCGATAAGGCGGCGGAGGTTCACCTTCGCTACTGCCATGCCGCAATTGGTCCCGATAGGCTTGCAGATCTCTTGAGCGGACTGTCAATGAACAAGACTCGGTCCATCACGTCATTGCCATCTGCCGCTTATGGCTATGCGGATCCTGCCCCGGAAACGCAAGCGAATTCAGGCGTGACAAACCATGACACCCACATCGAAGAACCCGCAGAGCCGGTGCATGTTTCTGGGAAAAGCAGAAGAGATGAGCCGACAATGACCGGCACGGTGGCGCGCATTCCAATGCCCAATTGA
- a CDS encoding DUF736 domain-containing protein, with protein MATIGTFTANENGFTGSIRTLALNVKARFARVENPSDKGPQFRVYAGSVELGAAWQKRSSETDRDYLSVKLDDPSFPAPIYATLTEVEGEDGYQLIWSRAARD; from the coding sequence ATGGCAACCATCGGCACCTTCACTGCAAACGAGAACGGCTTTACTGGCTCCATCCGCACACTTGCCCTTAACGTCAAGGCGCGCTTCGCTCGGGTCGAGAACCCCTCCGACAAGGGCCCACAGTTTCGCGTCTATGCTGGAAGCGTTGAGCTCGGCGCAGCATGGCAGAAACGCTCTAGCGAGACGGACCGCGACTATCTTTCGGTCAAGCTGGACGATCCAAGCTTCCCTGCTCCGATCTATGCTACGCTGACTGAGGTCGAGGGCGAGGACGGCTACCAGCTCATCTGGTCGCGGGCGGCCAGGGACTGA
- a CDS encoding FkbM family methyltransferase, whose product MNVRRTGFPNPFITIECQTNRIEAASIPTHIYETYAQCNEDLIVEALLRAHLSRTGRSMDSIRYIEIGANHPFQTSSTYLFYKIHGASGVLVEAIPALADRLRQARPRDVVVNCAISALHDEKISLHIHEKSEISSVSTEHIGLFQNLGGTEGIVQTIVCDNMHINDFLKRHFGNYCDYMSIDVEGLDLMLVTEMDTCFQPFLIQCEHEGRVSGFVDVLKPRGYVLLALTDVNAIFVRAPMS is encoded by the coding sequence ATGAATGTCCGTCGTACTGGATTTCCGAATCCGTTTATTACGATTGAGTGCCAGACGAATCGGATCGAAGCTGCCTCCATACCGACCCATATTTACGAGACATACGCCCAGTGTAATGAGGACTTGATTGTCGAAGCACTGCTTCGAGCACATTTGTCTCGCACAGGCCGTTCAATGGATAGCATCCGGTACATTGAGATCGGCGCGAACCACCCATTCCAGACGAGCTCAACCTATCTGTTTTACAAGATCCATGGAGCGAGTGGAGTACTCGTCGAAGCAATTCCGGCTCTCGCCGATCGCCTTCGCCAAGCGCGTCCACGTGACGTGGTCGTGAACTGCGCAATCAGCGCGCTGCATGACGAAAAGATCTCTCTTCACATCCATGAAAAGAGTGAGATTTCTTCGGTGTCGACGGAGCATATCGGTCTCTTCCAAAACCTAGGCGGAACCGAGGGCATTGTGCAGACGATCGTCTGCGACAACATGCACATCAACGACTTCTTGAAACGTCATTTCGGGAATTACTGCGATTATATGTCGATCGATGTCGAAGGACTTGATCTCATGCTTGTCACGGAGATGGACACATGCTTCCAACCGTTCCTCATTCAATGCGAACATGAAGGGCGCGTTTCGGGATTTGTCGATGTCCTGAAGCCGCGTGGCTACGTGCTCCTGGCCCTTACAGACGTCAACGCGATCTTTGTGAGAGCACCCATGTCCTGA
- a CDS encoding HAD-IIIC family phosphatase — protein MKVRYDSKLIPQKGEKPSFAFVFLHAENGEDLDLRTLAERWRPHFPDTLFALPVFGISADAGGPGLATVGGIEEDTGVKEAIDAYIAEVRHDWGLPNERIALISRGELTPLTAIYGLEAAERFGAIIGFGGPAFLVGENEAHVKSRPPMLLVHGQLDPSCDPAAFLRMLLSLEGQQVPVSSCFRPGVGQEIENYGADAAMFFLKGALSNSAPLPQVEKSETTRAAAPVKLIIWDLDETLWSGTLDEGGDTLILNEARAQTIRQLNGHGVVSAICSKNDFELAKRKLEKLGLWDEFVFPRISFEPKGPAIKALIDQMQLRPQNCLFIDDNDINLAEAKSVVPKLQVLNAKTGECDQRLAGIVAANSHISKSRVAEYRNLEKRVDEAKEFKGDREQFLHSCNIEVAFANSSDLVDFASRIEELVNRSNQLNYLKTRVSPGSIVDFVAEPSLREGFAVFAWDRFGYHGLVGFIGVDVKTEKILHMAFSCRIMHMGIENALLARAAQRFDNLLVPSEFGLDTKLPPWIKAHAFDHSIRQKIVAEEGNLNRAGAQPEIRFMANCQSGIFSHYSGLRDVAEIDSVPRIFAMSMMLNGQFKQQHFPRLVVHYLGTDLYNIYWPPGTSALIEKGLYLHCCEQFCQFLKDQGSELLVVGGQGDADVDHEHIIRGVTRERISLFNTIWQILADRNDHVKFLDVTPFVGSDRMADCVHFRADASRDIADRIRDWYIATLNSQARQQVA, from the coding sequence ATGAAGGTTCGCTACGACAGTAAGCTCATTCCGCAAAAGGGTGAAAAACCCAGCTTCGCATTTGTGTTCTTGCATGCCGAGAATGGCGAGGATCTGGATTTGCGAACACTCGCCGAGCGATGGCGGCCACATTTTCCAGACACTCTCTTTGCGTTACCTGTCTTCGGCATTTCTGCGGATGCTGGTGGGCCGGGGCTAGCGACGGTGGGCGGCATAGAAGAAGACACAGGCGTCAAGGAGGCGATCGACGCTTACATTGCCGAGGTCAGACACGATTGGGGACTGCCGAACGAACGAATTGCCTTGATTAGCCGTGGAGAGCTCACGCCACTTACCGCGATCTACGGCCTTGAAGCGGCCGAGCGCTTTGGAGCGATCATCGGCTTTGGGGGGCCTGCGTTCCTGGTGGGAGAAAATGAGGCCCACGTGAAGTCGCGCCCGCCAATGCTATTGGTTCACGGTCAACTAGATCCGAGTTGCGATCCTGCAGCATTCCTACGAATGCTCTTGTCTCTGGAGGGGCAACAGGTACCGGTTTCAAGTTGCTTTAGACCTGGCGTCGGGCAGGAGATCGAAAACTATGGCGCAGATGCCGCAATGTTTTTCTTGAAGGGTGCGCTGTCTAATTCGGCCCCTCTGCCACAAGTCGAAAAAAGTGAAACAACGAGGGCGGCTGCCCCCGTAAAGCTGATCATTTGGGATCTCGATGAAACACTGTGGTCCGGCACGCTCGACGAGGGCGGTGACACCCTGATACTCAACGAGGCACGCGCGCAGACAATTCGCCAATTGAATGGGCATGGCGTGGTTTCTGCGATTTGCTCCAAAAACGATTTTGAGTTGGCAAAACGAAAACTCGAAAAGCTCGGCCTGTGGGATGAATTCGTGTTCCCTCGGATCAGTTTCGAGCCAAAGGGACCAGCGATCAAGGCACTTATTGATCAAATGCAGCTTCGTCCGCAGAATTGCCTGTTCATCGACGACAATGATATCAACCTGGCTGAAGCGAAGTCTGTCGTTCCGAAGCTGCAGGTCCTAAATGCGAAAACTGGTGAGTGTGACCAAAGACTTGCCGGTATAGTCGCCGCCAACTCCCATATATCCAAATCCCGCGTAGCGGAGTACCGCAACCTGGAAAAGCGCGTCGACGAAGCCAAAGAATTCAAAGGCGATCGCGAGCAATTTTTGCACTCATGCAATATTGAAGTTGCTTTCGCCAATAGCTCGGACCTTGTCGATTTTGCCTCACGCATCGAGGAGCTGGTCAATCGTAGCAATCAGTTGAACTACCTTAAGACGCGTGTTTCGCCCGGCTCGATCGTGGATTTCGTGGCAGAGCCTTCACTCCGTGAGGGGTTTGCCGTGTTCGCTTGGGATCGTTTCGGCTACCACGGTCTGGTCGGCTTCATCGGCGTGGACGTGAAGACCGAAAAGATACTTCATATGGCTTTTTCTTGCCGCATTATGCATATGGGCATCGAAAACGCACTGCTGGCACGCGCTGCCCAACGCTTTGATAACTTACTGGTTCCAAGTGAGTTTGGCCTCGATACCAAACTTCCGCCGTGGATCAAGGCACACGCCTTTGACCATTCAATTCGGCAGAAGATTGTCGCAGAAGAAGGCAATCTAAATCGCGCTGGTGCGCAGCCAGAAATCAGGTTCATGGCGAATTGCCAGTCTGGTATCTTCTCTCATTATTCCGGCCTACGTGACGTGGCGGAGATCGATAGCGTCCCACGGATTTTCGCGATGTCCATGATGCTGAACGGCCAGTTCAAGCAGCAGCACTTCCCGCGATTGGTAGTCCATTATCTGGGTACAGACTTGTATAATATTTACTGGCCCCCCGGCACCTCGGCTCTAATTGAAAAGGGATTGTACCTGCATTGTTGCGAGCAGTTTTGTCAGTTCTTAAAAGATCAGGGAAGTGAACTTCTAGTGGTCGGCGGCCAGGGCGACGCAGACGTTGACCATGAGCACATTATCCGGGGCGTTACTCGAGAGAGAATTTCTCTCTTTAACACGATCTGGCAGATTCTCGCTGATCGTAACGATCACGTCAAATTCCTGGACGTTACACCTTTCGTGGGATCAGATCGCATGGCTGATTGCGTGCACTTTAGAGCAGATGCCAGTCGAGATATCGCCGACCGTATTCGGGATTGGTACATTGCGACGTTGAACAGCCAAGCGCGACAGCAGGTTGCATAA
- a CDS encoding ISNCY family transposase, which produces MSLLITMSQKELHRLEVIQKIRDKRLGVVQAAELLDLSRSQVHRLLRSYDLDGPAGLVSKKRSRPSNRRHSEEFRNAALDLIRARYLDFGPTLAREKLIELHRISVSKETLRQWMTEAGIWVSRRERKKRVFQPRGRRDCFGELVQIDGSHHWWFESRGPKCALLVYIDDATGKLLHLRFAGSENTFDYLHATKAYLQQWGKPLAFYSDKHGVFRSTNASKTDRTTGLTQFGRALYELNIDIICANTPQAKGRVERANQTLQDRLVKEMRLRGISTIDAANAYAPEFIEDFNKRFGKLPRNPKDMHRPLADHENLDGAMCRKEVRTLSQALTLRYDKVLFILDPTEISRPLAGQKVVVCDYPDGRLEIMHQSYSLPYRTFDKLRSVHRAEVVDNKRLDDMLSIVAEIQAGRELERSRSGPSRTGQKDHMFGIRDGSIGNGYQKRGRKSGRRTDFMNDPEVIAKRKKALARMEAAE; this is translated from the coding sequence ATGTCCTTGTTGATCACCATGTCGCAGAAAGAATTGCATCGCCTCGAAGTCATTCAAAAGATCCGTGACAAGAGGCTTGGCGTTGTCCAGGCAGCCGAGTTGCTCGACCTCAGTCGAAGTCAGGTGCATCGGCTGCTGCGGTCTTACGACCTTGATGGTCCAGCCGGCCTTGTGTCGAAGAAGCGATCTCGACCAAGTAATCGGCGCCACAGCGAGGAATTTCGCAATGCGGCGCTAGACCTGATCCGCGCACGCTATCTGGATTTTGGTCCGACGCTTGCACGCGAGAAGCTGATTGAGCTGCATCGGATCTCGGTATCCAAGGAGACGCTGCGGCAATGGATGACCGAGGCCGGCATCTGGGTCTCTCGCCGGGAACGCAAGAAGCGTGTTTTTCAGCCTCGTGGCCGGCGCGACTGCTTTGGTGAGCTGGTTCAGATCGATGGATCGCATCACTGGTGGTTCGAGAGCCGCGGCCCCAAATGCGCCCTCCTCGTCTATATCGATGACGCTACAGGAAAGCTTCTACATCTACGATTTGCTGGGTCGGAGAACACGTTCGACTATCTCCATGCAACGAAGGCTTATCTGCAGCAATGGGGTAAGCCGCTTGCATTCTACAGCGACAAGCATGGTGTTTTCCGGTCGACGAATGCTTCGAAGACGGACAGGACAACCGGTCTGACACAATTCGGTCGCGCGCTTTATGAACTGAACATCGACATTATCTGCGCCAACACGCCTCAGGCTAAAGGCCGGGTTGAGCGGGCCAATCAGACGCTCCAGGATCGCCTGGTGAAAGAGATGCGGCTTCGGGGCATCAGCACAATCGATGCGGCCAATGCCTATGCACCTGAGTTCATTGAAGACTTCAATAAACGTTTTGGCAAGTTGCCGCGCAATCCGAAGGACATGCATCGGCCTCTCGCGGATCATGAGAACCTGGACGGTGCTATGTGCCGCAAGGAAGTCCGTACCCTGTCGCAGGCTTTGACGCTACGTTACGACAAGGTGCTGTTTATTCTTGATCCGACCGAGATCTCGCGGCCATTGGCCGGGCAGAAGGTCGTCGTTTGTGATTACCCGGATGGCAGGCTGGAGATCATGCATCAGAGCTATTCCCTGCCCTACAGAACCTTCGACAAATTACGGTCTGTGCATCGAGCGGAGGTCGTCGACAACAAGCGGCTGGATGACATGCTGTCGATCGTTGCTGAGATACAGGCCGGGCGCGAACTTGAGCGTAGTAGAAGCGGCCCATCCCGGACGGGTCAGAAGGATCATATGTTTGGCATTCGGGACGGTAGCATCGGAAACGGTTATCAGAAGCGCGGCCGCAAGTCCGGCCGCCGGACAGATTTCATGAACGATCCGGAAGTCATCGCCAAAAGGAAGAAGGCTTTGGCGCGCATGGAAGCCGCGGAGTGA
- a CDS encoding GGDEF domain-containing protein yields the protein MNGAASFLVVNFVVALSFSVVFVVVARRSHSRTAVIWLGAGFGVASLSAICELLVAYAGPTRFWALCAFATVLCGMVMLTIGIGQMYGRRISLLSASVYVLASVMLAHMIYELPRGTPLQALLYQSPFALVVLVGAMSVILAPQRTTLDLFLGILLTITSAHFLGKAGLAVWVGSGATAKDYVHTNYALISQSLTAVLIVTVGLTLLAKLVLEILAVHRTESEADSLSGLANRRGFDRQVNEALQRHGRGRHAIIITDLDHFKRINDTYGHHVGDTVIRAFSEALRSQAPEGSALGRLGGEEFAVFLPETSVHEAGRLALKLRHATMSLEGLPPSLRVTASFGIAAVSSVADLDAAYREADVALYRAKGAGRNRVELATSVTQSVASPC from the coding sequence ATGAACGGCGCAGCATCTTTTTTGGTCGTCAACTTTGTGGTCGCACTGTCATTCAGTGTGGTTTTTGTCGTCGTCGCAAGGCGCAGTCACTCGCGCACGGCTGTCATTTGGCTGGGCGCAGGATTTGGTGTCGCATCGCTTTCAGCAATCTGTGAGCTACTGGTCGCCTATGCCGGTCCGACACGCTTTTGGGCACTCTGCGCTTTTGCCACGGTACTATGCGGTATGGTCATGCTGACTATCGGTATCGGTCAGATGTACGGGCGTCGTATTTCACTGCTCAGCGCCTCAGTTTATGTTCTGGCGAGTGTGATGCTGGCGCACATGATCTATGAACTGCCGCGCGGTACGCCATTACAAGCCTTGCTCTATCAAAGTCCGTTCGCGCTGGTTGTTCTTGTGGGCGCGATGTCGGTGATCCTTGCGCCGCAAAGGACCACCCTCGACCTTTTCCTGGGTATCCTCCTGACCATTACAAGCGCACATTTCCTCGGTAAAGCCGGGTTGGCAGTGTGGGTTGGCTCCGGAGCGACGGCAAAAGATTATGTACACACCAACTATGCCCTGATTTCGCAAAGCCTCACGGCTGTTTTGATCGTAACCGTCGGCTTGACGCTTCTGGCGAAGCTTGTCCTTGAAATACTGGCTGTTCACAGGACGGAATCGGAAGCTGACAGCCTGTCAGGGCTCGCTAACAGACGCGGTTTTGACAGACAGGTCAATGAAGCGCTTCAGCGGCATGGGCGAGGGCGGCATGCGATCATCATCACCGATCTCGATCACTTCAAGCGCATAAACGATACCTACGGACACCATGTGGGTGATACAGTGATCCGGGCCTTTAGCGAAGCCTTGCGCTCTCAGGCGCCGGAAGGTTCTGCGCTCGGTCGGCTAGGAGGGGAGGAGTTCGCCGTCTTCCTTCCTGAGACTTCTGTGCATGAGGCAGGTCGGTTGGCTCTGAAGTTACGTCATGCGACGATGTCACTGGAAGGACTGCCGCCATCGCTACGTGTAACTGCCAGTTTCGGGATAGCAGCTGTCTCGTCTGTCGCTGATCTTGACGCGGCCTATCGTGAAGCTGATGTTGCGCTTTATCGGGCCAAGGGCGCGGGGCGCAACAGGGTCGAATTGGCGACCAGTGTGACGCAATCGGTTGCCTCACCTTGTTAG
- a CDS encoding helix-turn-helix domain-containing protein, giving the protein MRKTPDAIDRHVGARIRLRRNMLGVSQEKLAEGLGLTFQQVQKYEKGTNRVGASRLQHIAAILDTPINYFFEEAPSPSACAIAHQDDTPTLLLTSKDCLALARAFVSIKDETVQQKVLSLVRALGSGKAAPDALEDWV; this is encoded by the coding sequence ATGCGTAAAACCCCCGATGCTATCGACCGTCATGTCGGTGCCCGCATTCGACTGCGCCGCAACATGCTTGGGGTAAGCCAGGAAAAGCTGGCAGAGGGATTGGGACTGACGTTCCAGCAGGTGCAGAAATACGAAAAAGGCACCAATCGCGTTGGTGCAAGCCGCCTTCAGCACATCGCGGCGATCCTCGATACGCCGATCAACTATTTCTTCGAAGAGGCCCCTAGCCCGTCGGCCTGTGCAATCGCACATCAGGACGATACACCAACTCTGCTTTTGACCTCAAAGGACTGTCTCGCGCTTGCCCGGGCGTTTGTTTCCATCAAAGACGAGACGGTTCAGCAAAAGGTGCTCTCGCTCGTGCGCGCGCTCGGTTCCGGCAAGGCTGCCCCGGATGCGCTTGAGGATTGGGTATAG